Proteins encoded within one genomic window of Humulus lupulus chromosome 1, drHumLupu1.1, whole genome shotgun sequence:
- the LOC133785133 gene encoding uncharacterized protein LOC133785133: MPPMKLLTNNSVIFYIELKKKQNEVTELPLCITTVDQTIAETVQHTTYEEETQKQNTDLEKLVLQLNNEQSATELQYHEATYTRNNQVQTFPNTIDIADDVAEFIIERTEENKRKRKEETEIINDHKIFKVEEGQIYKDKKLLKSALCYYAMIHNFQFKTKRSEPREYLVTCVDDNCNWLLRASKFRKTETFKIRKYVKTHTCSLDIIMEDHRQANCNVIGELIKSKYMSIKRVHTPHDIINDMLDDFGVSMGYQKAWRAREKALELARGNQDDSYQKLPIYLHMLKVSNPGTITHLVTDNTIHFKYMYLAFANSIKGWKHCRPVIVIDGTYLKTSFGGTLFTASTMDANNNIFPLAFGIGDSENDSSWLWFFTKLKETYGEREGMAIISDRHKSIENAIDDVYPKTFHGACIFHLLNNIKVNFGVHGEDLNLNFVKAAKAYRVQSFEHYMHEIDKIDTRIRPYLQKNGYSTWSRCHAPTRRYTMMTSNIAESINAALKAARTLPITTMMEGLRSLVQKWVWKNGNEANGTFTQVTTDTETVLRENFIRAIKFQVFPVNTILYQVVVEQKGNLLVNLMEKTCECKRFQQDEIPCAHAIAVFAKTRLKTYDYVVDYYKTTTMKATYDSIVHPLPNESEWTLPETLNIIVLPPKSRKPPGRPRRKRIRSRGEPKVQIKCGRCAQQGHNRKTCRNEPIPKLRNTTKSKKIDK, translated from the exons ATGCCACCAATGAAATTACTCACTAACAATTCAGTCATATTCTAcattgagctgaaaaagaaacAAAATGAAGTAACTGAGCTACCACTATGCATCACCACTGTTGATCAAACAATAGCTGAAACTGTTCAACACACTACATATGaagaagaaacacaaaaacagaaCACAGATTTAGAAAAGCTAGTTCTTCAACTAAACAACGAGCAATCAGCTACAGAATTACAATATCACGAAGCAACCTACACGagaaataaccaggtacaaacGTTCCCAAATACTATAGACATAGCTGATGATGTAGCAGAATTTATCATAGAGAGAacagaagaaaacaaaagaaaaagaaaagaagaaacagAAATTATAAATGATCATAAAATTTTCAAAGTTGAAGAAGGCCAGATTTATAAGGACAAAAAGCTCTTAAAATCTGCTCTATGTTATTATGCTATGATCCACAACTTCcaattcaagacaaaaagatctGAACCAAGAGAGTACCTGGTAACCTGTGTGGATgacaattgtaactggttacttagagcTTCAAAGTTCAGGAAAACAGAAACATTTAAAATCAGAAAGTATGTAAAAACTCACACCTGCTCCTTGGATATCATTATGGAAGACCACAGGCAGGCTAATTGCAATGTCATTGGGGaactaataaaatcaaaatacatGTCAATAAAGAGAGTACACACACCACATGACATAATCAACGACATGCTAGATGATTTTGGTGTTTCAATGGGGTACCAAAAAGCCTGGAGAGCAAGAGAAAAAGCTTTAGAATTGGCAAGGGGAAACCAAGATGATTCATACCAAAAACTTCCCATCTACCTTCACATGCTAAAAGTCtcgaacccaggtacaattacacACCTGGTTACAGACAATACTATTCACTTCAAATATATGTACCTAGCATTTGCAAATTCCATCAAAGGATGGAAACACTGTAGGCCAGTCATTGTGATAGATGGAACTTACTTGAAGACATCATTTGGGGGaactttattcactgcttcaacaaTGGATGCTAACAACAACATATTCCCATTAGCCTTTGGAATAGGAGACTCTGAAAATGATTCATCATGGTTATGGTTTTTCACAAAGCTGAAGGAGACATATGGAGAAAGAGAag GTATGGCAATCATTTcagacaggcataaaagcatagAAAATGCTATAGACGATGTATACCCAAAAACTTTCCATGGAGCATGCATATTCCACCTGTTAAACAACATCAAAGTCAATTTTGGTGTCCATGGGGAGGACCTAAACCTAAACTTTGTCAAAGCAGCAAAGGCATACAGGGTACAATCATTTGAGCACTACATGCATGAAATAGACAAGATTGACACACGCATAAGACCGTATTTACAAAAAAATGGATATTCAACTTGGTCTAGATGCCATGCTCCAACAAGAAGATATACAATGATGACATCAAATATAGCTGAATCAATAAATGCTGCATTGAAAGCTGCAAGAACGCTGCCAATCACTACAATGATGGAGGGCCTTCGAAGTTTAGTTCAAAAATGGGTATGGAAAAATGGTAACGAAGCAAACGGAACATTCACACAAGTAACAACAGATACTGAAACTGTGCTTAGAGAAAACTTTATTCGTGCCATTAAATTTCAG GTCTTCCCAGTAAACACTATACTGTACCAAGTTGTGGTTGAACAGAAAGGAAATTTGTTGGTCAACCTAATGGAGAAAACATGTGAATGCAAAAGATTCCAACAAGACGAAATACCGTGTGCACATGCAATAGCAGTATTCGCCAAAACACGGCTGAAAACATATGATTATGTTGTTGATTACTACAAAACTACAACTATGAAAGCAACATATGACTCAATTGTTCATCCATTGCCAAATGAAAGCGAATGGACACTGCCAGAGACTTTAAACATAATTGTCCTACCACCAAAATCAAGAAAACCACCAGGCCGCCCTAGAAGAAAAAGAATCAGATCTAGAGGAGAACCAAAGGTGCAAATAAAATGTGGAAGATGCGCACAGCAAGGGCATAATAGAAAAACATGCAGGAATGAACCAATCCCAAAGCTGCGGAACACAACAAAGTCAAAGAAAATAGACAAATAA